In Deltaproteobacteria bacterium, the genomic stretch CATCTCCGACACATCATTAAAGGAAAATGAGGACAATGCCGCTTTCGGCCGCATGTTATACAACATTACTTTTTTATATAAAGGAAAAGGGGCCACGGCAAAGGCTTACATTGATTTATCGGTCCCTAAGGGATGGAAATTTTATAAGACTAAAGAAAAAACAAAAGGCCCTCTCCTTTCAGATCTTGTTTTCTCTGAAGGGAGATTGACTTTCCAGCCCTCAAGCACGACTTATCCCCTTGCTTCTTTCGAAGGGAAGCTTTCAGGAATGGGCATGCTTAAAAGTTTCGCCACCCTTTTAAATGCCGGTGAGGACCTCCCTGTTTCAGGGACTATTTTAAAGAAGGAAAATGTACTGCATACAAATTTAAAAGTTCCTCTGGGAGAAAAAGCCGGTATAGGGCCATTTAATCTACATGAGCCTTTTTTCCAGCTTAAAGATTTCAGGAAAGATTATAGCGCAAAAAATGTCCGGTCTGAGCCCTGGCTTTTTGCCAATGTTAAGGCAGGAGAAAAAACAATTGAGCTTTCCTCCCTGCTTCCCATAGGCGGAGATTTTTTTACTTTCCGGGCAAGACCTGAAAACCTGCCCCTTAATGATTTAACGGCTTTGGCCGAAATTTTCCCCGGTGTCGATATTTCCTCTTCAATAGGAAAAGGCCCGGATATTACAAAAAATATAGGGCTCAGTGAAATCAGTGTAACGATTATGCCCAAAAAGATGCAGGTTTTTAGTATTAAGACAGGTTTCAGCCTCCTGAAAGAATGGGAGATTATTGAAAACAAGATTTCTATTGATAACACTAAAATCCTTCTCACTCTCCTCTTTCCATTCAAAAAACAGCAGAGGGATTTTTACTGGGCCATCGCGGGAGACCTGCTCCTTGATTCCAAAAAACTGAGGGTAAGCGCCTATTCCCCGGGATTCTCAATAAATGCTTTCACAGGAGAAGGCTTTTCAATGGATCTGAAGGCCCTTCTCGAATCACTTGTACCCAAAAGCTTTCCCCTCCCTGACATAATGCCTGCCATCAATCTGAACAGCCTGTTCCTTGAGGCAAACCCCGGAAACAAGTCTCTTGCATTTAAGGGAGAGGCGAAAAAGAAATGGGATCTCATTCCGGGTATGGTTTCTGTTGAAAACATGCGGTTTTCTTTTAGCTCCCGGCCGGGAGCTAAAAAGGGAGAACATGTAAAAAAGGGGGAATTAATCGCTTCGGCTGAGGTGGTTGGTTTAAAGCTTGATGTGGCGTCAATTCTGCCGGGCAATTTACTTTTAAAAGGGAAATATGAGGAAATCGATCTTGCTTCGGTCTATAAAAAGATAGAGGGTTTTGTTGCTGACGGGGGCATATCCATGCCTTCCGGTTTTTTGAATCTTACCATGAAAAATGTGGACATCAGCCTTATGCCGAACCTCCCCGGTTTTTCCATTGCATCGGCCGCAGGGCCTTTCGACGCTGTTGAGGTTATTCTCTGCAAAAGCAAAAAGGGGAAATGGGCCGCCGGGGTCGGTTTAAAGCCTGGTAAAAAATGGAAGTTCTCTCATGTGAATAAGGCCTTTAAATGTCTCGATTCCATGGATTTAAGCAATGCCGCACTTATTGTTTCATCACTGGAAGGAAGTCCCCTCAATTTCCAGAGGGTTTATATGCCCCGCGCAAAGTTACAACTGTCGAAGGGCCTCAATTTTGCGGGAACGATGACTCTTAAAGATACGGGCCTTGATAAACTCCTTGGCATTGAAACGATCGTTATGCAGGCTGCCATTGGGAAAGATCCCCGGAAGTTCATGCTTGAAGGGAGTGTGGCCGGAGAGATGAAGCTGGCCAAAAATGTGACCATGAGCCAAATCGGTTTGCGCATTATTCCCGGGGGAACAACTCCGGAATTTATGGCCATTTGCCGTGTTGTAGCCAGGGTCAACGAGGAAGACCTTGCTTTTATGGGAGCGCTCAGTGTAATGCCTAATGGCGCCACTTTTGCCGCCACCATGAAAGGGACCTGGCAAAATGCTTTCGGGGCCAAAGGATTCAACCTTTCCGATGTTGCCATTGAACTTGGAATCAGTTTTCAGGGGCTCCCCTCTATCGGCCTGGCGGGGCGCATGAAGATTGGCAAAGTTGAGGGGGGAGCTGCTGTCGCCTTTAATGCCGCTGATCCTACTCAGAGTATGCTTGCTGTTTCATTTGATCAGCTTTTGCTGGCAGATCTGCTGTCCGCCTTTTGTGACCCCAAGGTAAAAGGAAGTGCGAAAGATCTTAAGAAAGTATTAAAAGATACAGGGCTGGAAGATGTTAAGGTCCATGTTGTGCCTGCGGCTACACGGATTGGAGAAATATACTTTGAGTCCGGTATAACCGTTAAGGGCAAGCTTGAAATCATGGACTGGGAAGGAAGTATAAATGCTACTATCGATTATATGGAAGGAATATTTGTTGAAGGGAAAATGGAGAGCATCGAAGCAGGAGATATATTCGCCCTCACCGGAGCGGGAGAAGAAAAAGACCCCCTCCTTAAACTCGATCTGCGTATAAGCAGTACGCCCAGTTTAACAATAGCCTGCGCAGTCTCTCTGCTGGGCTTGAAACAGGCCACCTATATTAGTATTTCAGATAAAGGGTTCCGCTTTCTTGTTGTCGGTAAGATATTTGATCTTTTCCAGGCAGAGCTTGATGTGAATGGGAAAGACATTTTTCAGTCGGGAGAATTTATGATCAGGGCCTCCCTGCAAAATGATCTCATTTCTTATCTTAATGAGAATGTGCGGGAGGGGATAAAAAAAGTGGCCGAAAGCGCTGTGAAAGAGTTAACCAAGGCCCAGGGAGAGGTGGATAAAGCCAAAAAAGAAGTGGAAAAGCTGGATAGTCAGATTAAATCGGCCAGGGCACAGGTACGGTCTGAACGTGAGGTCCATAAGAAAGAGCTTAACAAAGCCAAAGAGGACCTGAAAAAAGCCCGTGACGACGTGAACAAGTTAAACAGGGAAATAAGCAAACAGAGAAATATTATTAAAAGAGAACGCGCCGCTACCCAGAGAGATCTGAAAAATGCGGAGAATAAAGTATCTGCCGCTGAAAGGGATGTAAAGGGCCTTAAAAATCAGGTAGCCGCTATGAGAACAAAGGTTAAAGGCGAACAGGAGAAGGCGACCCGTGATATCCGGTCAGCAGAGAAAAAGATAGACTCTGCCAGAAAAAAGATTAATAACCTTAACGATGATATTAAGAGGAAAAAGTCCGACATTAAGAAATATGAAAAGAAAATGAAGAAGGAGTGGTATAACCCAAAATGGGCAGCAAAGTGCGCGGGCGCCAATGTTGAGATCGGGGCCCTTTATGTGGCCAGAGATGTCTCCAAAGAAGCCCTTAAGGTGGCTAAAGGAGTGCTCAGTACAGTACGGAAAGGGGTTAAACTTATACCTGTTGATTCCGATCCCAGGGTGGCCGGGCTTATTGTTGGACAAAAGAGCGCGGAAGTTGCCCTGAAAGCCGCCAAAGAGGTACTGAAAGGAATTAAGAATGGGCTGTCCCTTATTCCCCCTGACTCTGACCCCAGGGTGGCCGGCCCCATTGCCTTGAGAGAAACGGCCCAGGGAGGTTTGACAATCGCGCAAAAATCCATAGATGCCGCAAAGACTGCCATCGATACCACACCTGTTGATCTTGATCCCAGGGTTGCAGGGCTCATCGTGGCCAAGGAAACGGCAAGAGGAGCTCTCGAAGCCGGTAAAATCGTCCTTGAAGGTGTAAAACTAACCGTTAAAGAAGGGGCAAAGGCCGCTGATTGTATAGCCAATTATGGTCTTGGCGGGATCTTTGATCTGAAGAAGGTCTGTTTTGAAGGTGAACTCTCCGCCGTTGACGGCGGCAGTGTGTCCCTTGAAATGGACCTGCGAATTATGGGGAAAGAGGAAAATATCAAAGTCGAGTTCAATTTTAAAGACCTGGCTGATTCCATTGCAGGGCTTGTTACCCATGCTCTTCAGAAGTAGGTGTTGAGTAAGGCAGCAAAAAAGCAGGGCTACTATTTCTATTATTAACAGGGACACATCCCAATTAATTGACAGCAACAGATTGATATGATATAAATCGACCATGCCAAGGGTCGCAAGAATAGTTGGATATGGATATCCCCATCACATCATTCAAAGAGGAAACAACAGAGAGAATGTTTTCCTCGATGATGATGATAAGTATTTTTACCTCAAGTTGCTGAAACGTTATTCAGAGCGAACCAATACATCAATATTATCTTACTGTCTTATGACAAATCATGTGCACCTGCTTCTAAATCCGAAGGAAGAAAAATCACTGGCAAAAATGATGCAGGGTGTAGCCTTATGCTATACACAATATTTTAATAAAAAAAACGACAGAACAGGCCGTCTATGGGAGTGTCGTTATTATTCGAGTGTCGTTGATAGAGGTTCATATCTCTGGGCTGTCAGCCGATATATTGAGAATAATCCTGTACGTGCAAAGATAGTAAGCAAAGCTGTTGACTATTCTTATTCCAGCGCATCCTATCACTTAACAGGGAAAGATAACTTTGTAATCAATGAACCATTTTTTGAAGAAGGAGAAAGGGATAGTTACAAAAAGTTTATAGCAGAGGATTGTCGTGATGAAGAAGTCGGAGAAATTCGGAAGAAAACGCTTCTTGGACACCCACTAGGGGACTTGGCTTTCATTGATAGGCTTTCGAAACTACTTGGCCGGAAGCTGGTATTTAGAGGAAAAGGACGCCCCAAAAAGGAAGATTAACCGTCCTGGATTTTATTGGGATGTGTCCCTCTATTAATTAATTGAAGGAGAGTGTTTTGAAACGACCCGTTGGTTTTACAATTTTGGCACTTATTTTAGCTTGGCTTGCAATTGCAGGCTTTGGCAACGCTGTAATCCAATTAAATTCCAATAATGGCTCAACTTTAATGGCATTCATAGCACTTTCTTATGGCGGAACAGCTTTAGTTTCTACTCTAGGCTTATGGAAACTAAAAAAATGGGTTTATCATTCCTTTTTAGCTTGGTCTGCAACAGTGATTCTTATGTTACTTGTAATGCAATTTGGCATGTATGGGATATATCAAGTCTCTTGGGTTAAATTTATCGGTTTTTCAGTGTTTGTTTTAGCTCTTTTAGCTTCATTAACTCGCTATATAAAAAAGAAGATGCTGGCAGTTGCTCAGCAAAACTTGAATCTGTAAAAATTCTTTAGAAATAATAAATAGGTGAATGAATATCAAATATAGAAATGAATTAACCGATTTGATTAACTTTAATGAATACCAATATAAGAACTCTCGACAAGTTAAAAAACAAATTCTCAAGAGCAACTTATGGTTTTCTGGTGGCGTTTTTGCGGGAATTTCATATGTTTCCTATTTAAATAACAGCATATTTTTAGCTTTGATTGGCTTTCTCATTGCTGCCATTTGCTTTACACTGTATCCTTTTTATGTTCGTTGGTGGCAAGTACGGAATTTAAAAAACCAACAAAATAGTGACTTTATGAAGTCCGTTCTTTGCGATCATGAATTGAGAATTGAAGAAGATGGTCTCATTGAAAAGACAGATTTCAATGAAACCAAATCACCGTGGAATTCTGTTGGCCCTATTGTGCTTAAAGATGCTTACTCATTTGTTTATTTGAATGAGATTCAAGCACATGTACTGCCTAAAGCATCAATTGTTCATGGAAACCATGATGATTTTATTAATGCTTTAAAAAATAAGGTGTCTCATGCTGAGGCCTAATCCCACATTACCTTTAGGTGAATAAAGTCAAGGAAAAATTTCAGACTGTAAGCCGGACCGTACACCCACATTGGCTCTTTCCAATGGCTCCGGCTTGGCCGATTGGCTTTACGTTAGAGCGAAAATGAAAAAAAAATAATTGCGTGGCTTATATTCTTTGGTGGCTTTGCGCTTGAAATGGGAGTTGATCATTTACTAAGGATACAAGATGGGACTATACGCACAGGCGGTATCCCCGAATTATTGTGGTTTTTAATCCAGATGGCACTATGTACTATTGCTCTCTGGCTTGCATTCGTCGCAACAAAACCTCTAATTACTCTGTGGAAGAGATTGTTACTTGTCGGATTGCAGACTTGTATTGGTTTTGTCATTTACGCATTTATTGCACTATATTATATTGTTGGCACTGGTATAGACTCTCTGTAAGTCAGTTCTAACTTGCTGCTCAACCCAGACCGCGCAAAAGGCGGTCTGAATTGAAAAACAAGCAACTTGGCGCGGCTGGTTAGCGTTATTGTTATAAGGCAAAATCAATTAATGTCATTATTTACATTACACATTGATTACAATGGTCAAAGTACCATAGTACAAGTCAAGGCATCCACAGCAAGAACCGCTGCAATAAAGTGGGCAGAGAATATCAACATCAAAGATTGGAACGGCATAGGAGAAAAAGCTAAATCTGAACTTGTTGAAGAACTAAAGGACAAGGAAAATTCTTGTGTATTGATTGAAGATACAGTAAATGTCTGGTGTAGTTCAGCACTTGTGAGGAACCGATTATTTTTAATAAATATCGTAAAAACACAAGCTGAGTAAGGCTTATAACCAGGCGCTCAAGACGGGACTGGCAAACACGCATTTTCAATTTTTGAAAGTAGTCTCTTAAACATTTTAAATCCGCTTTTGGGGCGCCTCAGCTAGCCCCTTAGCTAAATCGTTGAAGCTGTAGGAAAACCCCTTTTGAAGTTTTTTTTGGAAAAACTACAAAAATGACAAATATTTAATTCAATAAAATCAGTATGTTAGGAAATCGAAAAAAATATATTTTTGTAAATTTTTATTAAATTTGAGTTTTCCTACAGACTCGTTAGCAGTATAAAGGAGATATATTATGAAAAAGATCTTTATTCTGATATCTATTGTTATCTCTTCACCTGTATTCGCTCAAAATTCAGAGACGCTGGACAATTGTAGTCAGACATTAGTTGCCGTTGAGAAGTCTCTTAATGCCCTAGATGAAAAACAAACTAGCACACTGTTATCCTCAGTTAATAGCGGTTGCCTCTCCAGCATGGAATTTTCAGAGTGGGTAAATGAACTTATTTACACAGTGGCAATAAAGTACCCTGACTACTTTATTAAGTCATTTTCCAAACAGCCTAAAAAAACACAGAGTAATATCCTTACAGCGTTGGAGTCTCCTATCCATGATGGGATTGATCTTAAAAAAGCTCATAAGGCGATTAACTCTGCAACTGGAGGCACAGAAAAAGCTAGAATATTGTCGGCAATTGAAGTTGGTGCCAAAAAGATTGGCCTTTCATTTTGAAGTTCATTGCTAACCACATGCTACCCGACCGCTAATAGCTCGTTTCACTTGCTAACCGCGGCCGGTTAATTCAATCCTTGAAGCTGTAGGATTACTCAATCGGTAGATTTTACGAAAAAAAGGAGTTCCGTCTATGGCCTGTTTTGGATGATCCCGGTACGAGGAATCATTTTGGCACCCCGATATTTTAAGGTTTTTAAATTAAATTGAGTTTTCCTGCAGATTCGTTATATGCAAAAGAAATGAAAACAGAGTTTATACATTTAAATAAAGATTGGAATGCTGAACCAAACGCGCCATCTGAAGAAGTAGAGGTAAAACCAGATTATGTTGAGCTTTCTTTCTATGTTAATCCATGGGCATATGAAGGGTATGAGGAAGAACAAAGAGCTGCAATACGGTTTTATGGTTGTAGTCATTGGCGTTTAGGCTCAGTAAATGATGAAGGCTGGTATATGGGGCAATGCCGTTTTAGCAAACTTGCTCCTGAGTGGGGCGAGTTTTATGAGGTCAAAGGGGATTTGCTTCTTGACAAATGCCCAGACGACTGGAAAATCATCAGCCCTGCTGAAGCTAATAAACATTATCTCTTTTATTTAAGAGACTCAGTGTTTGAGTGTGATGCGGACAATTATGAATACATTAAAAACATCAGCACATAAGCATCTGCTGCCAGACCGCAGAAAACGCAGTCTGATTTGAAGTCAACATTTTGCGCGGCTGGTTAGCGTTATACTTAAAATGAATATAAGAATCCCTGCGTTCATTGCCATTTCCATTATTTCATTGATCCTATTCTTTCTGTTTTGGGTACAGCCGATCAATAATGCGATGTTGAGACTGGCATTAATTATTTCAGGAATAACATTTATTGTTTCTTCGCTGCTTGGTGTACGAAAGATGAAGAGCTTGTTATGCGCATTTTCCGTTATCATAGCTGTAGTGTTTTTATTTATAGCAAATCCAACTGGATCGAAGATTGATGAGAAAGATTTTCGTAAAAACTATGTCCGCAATATTAAAAGTTATTTAGATGTTAAATATGTATGGGGAGGGGAAACCTTTCAAGGAATAGATTGCTCAGGCTTGCCGAGGAAAGCTCTGATAGACACTTACAGAGAGTTTGGAATATTCAGTTTTAATGGTACGGCACTTAGAGAATCAATTTTGCATTGGTGGTTCGATACTTCAGCCAGAGCTATGCGTGATGGCTATCGTGGGAACACAATTAAAAAAGGAGAATTTGATAATATCCTGGAGATAGGCAATGAAATCGTTCTGCCTGGAGATATTGCTGTTACGAGTGACGGAATACACGTTCTAACTTATATCGGCAATGGTGATTGGATACATGCTGAACCTGGCAATCAAAAAGTGATTATTGAGAATGTTAAAAATTACAGTACTCCCTGGTTTTCTGCTCCAATTGTTTTAATGTCATGGAAGGTATTGAGTACCAAAAAAGTATAACCACTTACTGCAAGAGACTTGCCGGTAACGGTGTTGAATCGAAGTGGGTGGCTTTTAAAAACAATTAATTTAATCCAGCGGCCTTGCCTTTAACCTGCAAGCCCCTGTTCTATTATGATATGAATACCCATTAGGATATAGTGGCACGTAAAAAGACAAAGAAAAACAATTTTGATAATTCTAACAGTGATAATCAAAATATTGTTTTCATGAAAATATTAGGGTTACTCACTCTCTTCGTTTTATTTGTCATGGGTATGCAATATAATCAATTAAAAGGGACATTTTTTAGTGATAAACTTGATTTGGTTGAAACAGATGGGCGAGTAATAAAATCCAATCGAGTCACTAAAACAAGTCGAGGACTTTCCTATCATTACAATATTGTCTATGAATATTATGTCAATGGAAAGCAATATCAATCTAATCAAGTTAGTTTCGGAGCGACAGGCTCAAAAGATAAGGCATTTAGCAAAAAATACATTCTTAAATACCCAAGTGGCAAGCCTGTTACAGTATATTATGACCTTAATAACCCTGGTTTTGCTGTACTTGAACCAGAAGTTACAAGCGAGCGTAGTTGGTATATTTTAACAGGAATTATTTTTCTTAATTTCTTATTATTTGGTTATTTGTGGTTCTCGGGTAGAAAGAAAGTAGCTATTCCACAATAATAAAATGTTGAAACAACCTAGCCCAACATTACCTTTAGGTGCAAGGGACTTGCTGACATCGTTGTTGAATCGAAGTGCATGGTGTAAACATCCGTTAAATTAATCCAAAGGCTTTGCCTTTAACCCGCAAGTCTTTGAGTTGAAACGTTAGGGCTAAAATATGAAAAAGAATGCCATCATAATAGTCATAGGTGCCGTTATCCTCTCTTTCATTGCATATGAAAATGCGAGATATACACTTGATGATGACGATCTAGTTGTAATTACCCAATTTGGAGAGTTAACAGGCACCGCTCGAAATGTCTCCGGCGAATACTTCAAAATCCCCTTCATACATAAAGCACATTACTTGATTAAAACGCCACGCATAATGAAAATTAAGCCTGAGATAATGACGAAAGACAGGCAAGTTCATCAATTGGAAAGCCGTGCTGTTTGGAAAATTTCCGACCCTGTTAAATATTATCGAAGCTTAAACAGCGACAAACTTGCAAGAGATTATGTTTATGATAAAGTTGTTGAAGCTTTATATCCAATTATCGACAAATACGAATATAAAGAGCTTATTGATGAAGCTAAAAGCGCACAGCTTAAGGAGCTTTACGGCAGATATGACATCCAACAAAGAATAAAAGAAGCTTCAGAGTCAAAACTTTCAGACGTTGGAATTGGACTGGACTATTTCGAACTTAAACTTGCTGGGTCAGCATAGGGCTACGCCCTAACCCATTATCAACCCGACCGCGAATAGCTCGTTTCACTTGCTAACCGCGGCCGGTTAGCGTTCGGCATCAACGCACCTAATAGTGGTTTTCAAAAAGTACAAATATG encodes the following:
- a CDS encoding transposase; protein product: MPRVARIVGYGYPHHIIQRGNNRENVFLDDDDKYFYLKLLKRYSERTNTSILSYCLMTNHVHLLLNPKEEKSLAKMMQGVALCYTQYFNKKNDRTGRLWECRYYSSVVDRGSYLWAVSRYIENNPVRAKIVSKAVDYSYSSASYHLTGKDNFVINEPFFEEGERDSYKKFIAEDCRDEEVGEIRKKTLLGHPLGDLAFIDRLSKLLGRKLVFRGKGRPKKED
- a CDS encoding YcxB family protein gives rise to the protein MNIKYRNELTDLINFNEYQYKNSRQVKKQILKSNLWFSGGVFAGISYVSYLNNSIFLALIGFLIAAICFTLYPFYVRWWQVRNLKNQQNSDFMKSVLCDHELRIEEDGLIEKTDFNETKSPWNSVGPIVLKDAYSFVYLNEIQAHVLPKASIVHGNHDDFINALKNKVSHAEA
- a CDS encoding C40 family peptidase is translated as MNIRIPAFIAISIISLILFFLFWVQPINNAMLRLALIISGITFIVSSLLGVRKMKSLLCAFSVIIAVVFLFIANPTGSKIDEKDFRKNYVRNIKSYLDVKYVWGGETFQGIDCSGLPRKALIDTYREFGIFSFNGTALRESILHWWFDTSARAMRDGYRGNTIKKGEFDNILEIGNEIVLPGDIAVTSDGIHVLTYIGNGDWIHAEPGNQKVIIENVKNYSTPWFSAPIVLMSWKVLSTKKV
- a CDS encoding DUF3592 domain-containing protein, translating into MARKKTKKNNFDNSNSDNQNIVFMKILGLLTLFVLFVMGMQYNQLKGTFFSDKLDLVETDGRVIKSNRVTKTSRGLSYHYNIVYEYYVNGKQYQSNQVSFGATGSKDKAFSKKYILKYPSGKPVTVYYDLNNPGFAVLEPEVTSERSWYILTGIIFLNFLLFGYLWFSGRKKVAIPQ
- a CDS encoding SPFH domain-containing protein — its product is MKKNAIIIVIGAVILSFIAYENARYTLDDDDLVVITQFGELTGTARNVSGEYFKIPFIHKAHYLIKTPRIMKIKPEIMTKDRQVHQLESRAVWKISDPVKYYRSLNSDKLARDYVYDKVVEALYPIIDKYEYKELIDEAKSAQLKELYGRYDIQQRIKEASESKLSDVGIGLDYFELKLAGSA